The Prevotella fusca JCM 17724 genome includes a window with the following:
- a CDS encoding RluA family pseudouridine synthase: MIRKNPYKEEKYKHYRVAEPASLLEWLLANLKESKSKVKATLQNRGIKVNSKCVTQFDYQLKAGDKVSVSKSKKNDQFHSRYVKIVYEDRFLVVVEKNVGILSMAAGHTSPNVKKVLDDYFHKTRQKCTAHVVHRLDRDTSGLMIYAKDMQTEQLLERDWHNIVYDRRYVAVVSGEMEDDEGTIANWLKDNKSYVTYSSPVDNGGRYAVTHFRVLDRTVSHSLVEYRLETGRKNQIRVHSADMGHPVCGDIKYGNGDDPLHRLCLHAYVLCFYHPVTHQRMEFETPVPTNFRHLFK, from the coding sequence ATGATAAGAAAGAACCCATATAAAGAGGAGAAATACAAGCATTATCGGGTGGCGGAGCCGGCTTCGTTGCTTGAGTGGCTGTTGGCTAATCTGAAAGAGAGCAAGAGTAAGGTGAAGGCAACGTTACAGAACCGTGGCATTAAAGTTAACAGCAAGTGTGTTACGCAGTTCGACTATCAGCTGAAGGCGGGTGACAAGGTGTCAGTCAGCAAGAGCAAGAAGAACGACCAGTTCCATAGCCGTTACGTGAAGATAGTCTATGAAGACAGGTTCCTGGTTGTGGTAGAGAAGAATGTCGGCATCCTTTCAATGGCTGCCGGTCACACTTCGCCGAATGTGAAGAAAGTCCTGGATGATTATTTCCATAAGACAAGGCAGAAGTGTACGGCACATGTCGTGCATCGTCTTGACCGTGACACGTCGGGACTGATGATTTATGCCAAGGATATGCAGACCGAACAGTTGCTGGAGCGTGACTGGCACAATATAGTCTACGACCGCCGTTATGTGGCTGTGGTAAGCGGTGAGATGGAAGATGACGAGGGAACGATAGCCAACTGGCTGAAGGACAACAAGTCATACGTTACCTACAGTTCGCCTGTGGATAACGGAGGAAGATATGCTGTTACGCATTTCCGTGTGCTCGACCGTACGGTTTCGCACAGTCTTGTGGAGTACCGTTTGGAGACAGGGCGCAAGAACCAGATTCGTGTTCATTCTGCGGATATGGGGCATCCTGTCTGTGGTGATATAAAGTATGGTAACGGCGACGACCCTCTGCACCGTCTTTGTCTGCATGCCTATGTGCTCTGTTTCTATCATCCCGTGACACATCAGCGTATGGAATTCGAGACCCCTGTTCCAACAAATTTCAGACATTTATTCAAGTAA